From the Helianthus annuus cultivar XRQ/B chromosome 17, HanXRQr2.0-SUNRISE, whole genome shotgun sequence genome, the window TTGTTTCcctaatttctttattttatttccaTGATATTTTATTTGAACTTTTCTCAGCTGTTATTCAATTTCCTTAACTATTTCCTTTTCATCAGTATGAATTGCCAATACGTGAATGAAGAAGGGGTAGATTTGAATTACCCTAATTTCTTTATCTAGAGTATTTTTTTCCATTGCTATCCTAGTTATTGGCAGAATTAGGAGGTGATTTTGGAAGCTGGTTTGAGGTCTGTATCGAGAATCCTCAGATTAGAACTGCCCAGCGTAACCTTTGGGTGGTGAATTCTATATCTCAGAGGATTGTTGCTGTAGTTTGTCCTATTTCGGGTTATCCTAGATGCAATTACTAAGCTGCTGGCCATCACGAACAACCAAACAGCCGAAGGCACATCTAAACACACCCCTTGAGTACTAAGaaacaatcaatcataacaaGATAAGATCCATACAAGATAACTTTTATCATGAAAATAGGAACAAAAAGCACATATAGATTTTTATTATCTACAATAAACTTGTAGCAACAACATGTTTGGCATACAAATTATGCATCAGAAATGGAATATGTAAAATGATTTTGTATGCACCTGGCGAAACAGGCAGGTGGGTCTGGTCTAACGAGTTCAGGCCAAAACATATAAACACCTCATTTACCAGAAGTCCCCTAAAGAAGACGAGTTAGAGGGCGTAAAAAATGACACCCTCCGTCTTTTGTTTGAAAGAGAATTACTTTCAGAAAACTCTTGTGAAGCATAGAATTTATCAAGAACCGATTTGAGTGCCTGATGAATCGAACTCACGATATCTTTGATGTTTACATCATCTTTGCTACccgtaattacaaaaagattcaTCATCCTGCTTCCTAATGTCGCGATTTCTGTACGAATTGTTTTTAAGTTGAGACCATCAAGAGCTTCTTTTAAGTCGGATAAAACCTCGTGTTTATACTCACAACAGAGAGATGCTCGTATGGAATATGATGATTCATCTAGACTGTTATCATCTTGTTGTTCAACTTTTACTTCATCGATATCCATCGGGATAAGAACGTCTTTAGTGGCTTTTGTTGCAGTCTTCCTTAATTGCTTCAAATTCGAGATGACTTCCGCAAGTAACGAcgctttgtccatctgtttgttCATAAGAAAGGTAACTAACTCAGCTATGTTTTCTTTGCTTTACAATTTTTTAATTAAGGGGGAAAACATAAAATGCTGACTAAAATTATGTTCGGGTAGCAAAAGAGAGGATGAGGGAGGTTGGGTAACGCCCCAGACCAAAATGAACCGGTTAGGGCTGGGTCTAAATGCGTTAGGTCTTAAATGGGTCAACTCACCCAACCCTTTTAA encodes:
- the LOC110920913 gene encoding transcription factor bHLH30, whose product is MDFPLTPSEEYVLKEMMMMREAYGRTTSSSSSSLVLDSEKGEIVRALVRPGAFHHNYHHLVNHKADKASMALRNHSEAERRRRERINGHLSVLRSLLPGTAKMDKASLLAEVISNLKQLRKTATKATKDVLIPMDIDEVKVEQQDDNSLDESSYSIRASLCCEYKHEVLSDLKEALDGLNLKTIRTEIATLGSRMMNLFVITGSKDDVNIKDIVSSIHQALKSVLDKFYASQEFSESNSLSNKRRRVSFFTPSNSSSLGDFW